In Bacillus sp. Cs-700, one genomic interval encodes:
- a CDS encoding peptidylprolyl isomerase: MKKMFIMLSALIALLAISACSNDSGDNSEAVVETSAGNVTQEEFYQALKDQAGESVLSDLVQTKILEDKYDVSDKEVEKELDKIKENFETDEQLEQALQSNGYQDIEQFKVDVRKQLLAQKAATDGVEVTDEKLKEFYEDNKNLFTELEASHILVDDEETAKEVQKKLEDGEDFAELAKEYSKDGSAENGGDLGVFKKGDMVAEFEEAAFALKEGEVSDIVQSQFGYHIIKLKKKTVMSFEDAKDQVEEQYMLQNAKDVPTVIDELIKESDIKVKDDQFEDLFKKEETEENTETEESDDTQSEE; this comes from the coding sequence ATGAAAAAAATGTTCATTATGCTTTCTGCTTTAATCGCTTTACTTGCGATATCCGCTTGCAGCAATGATTCAGGAGATAATTCAGAAGCTGTCGTTGAAACAAGTGCTGGAAATGTTACACAGGAAGAATTTTATCAAGCATTAAAAGATCAAGCTGGTGAATCGGTACTAAGCGATCTAGTCCAAACGAAAATTCTAGAAGATAAATATGATGTTTCTGATAAAGAAGTTGAGAAAGAACTCGATAAGATCAAAGAAAATTTTGAAACAGATGAGCAACTTGAACAAGCCCTTCAATCAAATGGATACCAGGACATTGAGCAGTTTAAAGTCGATGTACGAAAGCAACTTCTTGCTCAAAAAGCGGCGACCGACGGTGTAGAGGTGACGGACGAGAAGCTTAAAGAATTCTATGAGGATAACAAGAATCTCTTCACAGAACTAGAAGCAAGCCACATTTTAGTTGACGATGAAGAAACAGCGAAAGAAGTGCAAAAGAAACTAGAAGACGGCGAAGATTTCGCTGAACTTGCAAAAGAATATTCGAAAGATGGATCAGCTGAAAATGGCGGTGATCTTGGCGTATTCAAAAAAGGTGACATGGTTGCAGAGTTTGAAGAAGCTGCCTTTGCATTGAAAGAAGGCGAAGTAAGTGACATTGTTCAATCACAATTTGGCTATCACATTATTAAGTTAAAGAAGAAAACAGTTATGTCATTTGAAGATGCAAAAGATCAAGTTGAAGAACAGTATATGCTACAAAATGCAAAAGACGTACCAACAGTTATTGATGAACTAATCAAAGAATCTGATATTAAAGTAAAAGATGATCAGTTTGAGGATCTCTTCAAAAAAGAGGAGACAGAAGAAAACACTGAAACTGAAGAGTCTGACGACACTCAATCAGAAGAATAA
- a CDS encoding response regulator transcription factor: MEEVYKIHLVEDEENLVQILKTYMEKEGFVVKTFLSGEEALESIHESCHLWILDIMLPGIDGYELLKKIKAEDDVPVIFISARDEDLDRIVGLELGSDDYIAKPFMPRELIIRAKKLLKRVYQQSSQKRFEIVEYEIDPVSRKVLDRGEPVELTTKEMDLILYLVDHVNQTLSREQILVHVWGDDYVGSDRAVDDVIRRVRKKMPRMNLETSYGLGYRLIT; the protein is encoded by the coding sequence ATGGAGGAAGTTTACAAAATACACTTGGTTGAAGATGAAGAGAATCTAGTTCAAATATTAAAAACGTATATGGAAAAGGAAGGATTTGTAGTGAAAACTTTTTTGAGTGGAGAAGAAGCGCTCGAAAGCATTCACGAATCCTGTCACCTTTGGATATTGGATATTATGCTTCCTGGAATTGATGGATACGAATTGTTAAAGAAAATTAAGGCAGAGGACGATGTGCCGGTTATCTTTATTTCAGCGAGAGATGAAGATCTTGATCGCATTGTTGGTCTTGAATTAGGAAGTGATGATTATATTGCAAAGCCATTCATGCCGAGAGAACTAATCATTCGCGCAAAAAAGCTATTAAAGCGAGTGTATCAGCAATCTTCCCAAAAACGATTTGAAATTGTAGAATATGAAATTGATCCTGTTTCAAGAAAAGTGCTAGATCGAGGGGAGCCTGTTGAATTAACCACGAAAGAAATGGACTTAATTCTTTACTTAGTTGATCACGTTAATCAAACATTGTCTAGAGAACAAATTCTTGTTCACGTTTGGGGAGACGATTATGTTGGATCAGATCGCGCCGTTGATGATGTGATAAGACGTGTACGAAAGAAAATGCCGCGCATGAATCTTGAGACTTCTTATGGACTTGGTTACCGGTTAATCACATGA
- a CDS encoding HAMP domain-containing sensor histidine kinase, translating to MIRLNLTKRIWLSFMILVLLVGVVIAVIYPLSIKGTLTEETYQIIESEQQRYTFPDQDGPLPPQTDQDFIERRDAERSVGHTLITRLYSGPLQGDPIPDEVIIEMRKNALDQKKDKGRYELTYNNQASLFYVISKVDVNGQEAYFISYMWDTYRNQMIDRLWWRLIIILLFALFLSLFPAAWIAQYLRRPLTVLGERFEQIANRNWKEPFKWEGDEEFQKLSNQFESMRQNLMRYDKAQKTFIQHASHELKTPIMIIKSYAQSIKDGVMPDSLDNTMTVILNESDRMEQRVKGMLTYIKLDSIDEPEGKWETFRFGVLAEELRERFMYQREDVTFSISGEQIELTAIHEQMLTAMDNLVQNALRYAKSEIHLMAREDEGRIILEVYNDGEPLSFQKVEKDRLFEPFQKGDKGQFGIGLAIVKKIAERHKGIAEVTNLDQGVIFSIIMPKKQSERSE from the coding sequence ATGATTCGCCTGAACTTAACAAAACGGATTTGGCTCTCGTTTATGATTCTAGTACTGCTTGTGGGTGTCGTGATTGCGGTTATCTATCCTCTCTCTATTAAAGGAACGTTAACAGAAGAAACGTACCAGATTATTGAGAGTGAGCAACAACGATATACGTTTCCTGATCAGGATGGTCCACTTCCACCTCAAACAGATCAAGATTTTATCGAGCGGAGAGACGCTGAGCGGTCAGTTGGACATACATTGATTACAAGGCTGTATAGTGGCCCACTACAGGGAGACCCAATTCCAGATGAAGTTATTATTGAAATGCGTAAAAATGCGCTGGATCAGAAGAAAGATAAAGGGCGTTATGAACTCACGTATAACAACCAGGCATCACTGTTTTATGTGATATCCAAAGTGGATGTGAATGGACAAGAAGCGTACTTTATTTCTTATATGTGGGATACGTATCGCAACCAAATGATTGATCGCCTTTGGTGGAGATTAATTATCATTTTACTCTTTGCTTTGTTTCTTAGCCTTTTTCCTGCAGCGTGGATTGCGCAATATTTGCGAAGACCTTTAACTGTACTTGGGGAACGTTTTGAGCAAATCGCAAACCGCAATTGGAAGGAGCCGTTCAAATGGGAAGGTGATGAGGAATTCCAGAAACTTTCCAATCAATTTGAGTCAATGAGACAGAACTTAATGAGGTATGATAAAGCGCAGAAAACATTTATCCAACATGCTTCTCATGAGTTGAAAACACCGATAATGATCATCAAAAGCTATGCGCAGTCTATTAAAGATGGCGTCATGCCTGATTCACTCGATAATACGATGACAGTCATTTTAAATGAATCCGATCGGATGGAACAGCGTGTAAAAGGGATGCTGACGTATATTAAGCTGGATTCAATTGATGAGCCTGAAGGAAAATGGGAAACATTTCGCTTTGGGGTCCTTGCTGAAGAACTTCGCGAACGATTCATGTATCAGAGGGAAGATGTGACGTTTTCGATATCAGGGGAACAGATTGAATTGACGGCAATACATGAACAAATGTTAACGGCTATGGACAACCTTGTTCAAAACGCGTTGCGCTATGCTAAAAGTGAAATTCACTTAATGGCTCGTGAGGATGAAGGACGCATTATATTAGAAGTCTATAATGACGGTGAACCACTATCATTTCAAAAAGTAGAAAAAGATAGATTGTTTGAGCCGTTTCAAAAAGGTGATAAAGGGCAATTTGGTATCGGACTTGCGATCGTCAAAAAAATTGCGGAACGTCACAAAGGAATAGCAGAAGTAACTAATTTGGATCAGGGAGTTATTTTTTCGATTATCATGCCGAAAAAACAAAGCGAAAGGTCTGAGTAA
- the yhaM gene encoding 3'-5' exoribonuclease YhaM produces the protein MKEFKGIGHYRVGDQVDHFLLIKSSVKGVASNGKPFLTLILQDKSGDIEAKLWDASSDDEESFDAQQIIKVKGDVTSYRGRNQLRIKAIRLATDMDQVKVSDFVESAPLEVNEIMEKITQYVFEMRNPNIQRITRHLVKKHQNDFLTFPAATKNHHEFVSGLSYHVVSMLDIAKSLSQLYPSLDTDLLYGGIILHDLGKVVELSGSIAASYTNEGKLLGHISIMVNEIGQAAKDLEIEGEEVMLLQHLILSHHGKAEWGSPKPPMIREAEILHMIDNIDAKMNMLDRALNKVEPGEFTDRVFALDNRSFYKPKMTPISENATK, from the coding sequence ATGAAGGAATTCAAGGGAATCGGACATTACCGAGTAGGTGATCAAGTGGATCACTTCTTATTAATTAAATCATCAGTGAAAGGCGTAGCAAGTAATGGAAAGCCTTTTCTTACATTAATTTTACAGGACAAGTCAGGAGATATTGAGGCTAAGCTTTGGGACGCATCTTCTGACGATGAAGAGAGTTTTGATGCTCAACAAATTATTAAGGTGAAAGGTGATGTGACAAGCTATCGTGGACGTAATCAACTAAGAATTAAAGCTATTCGCCTTGCAACAGATATGGACCAGGTGAAAGTAAGTGATTTTGTTGAATCAGCTCCACTTGAAGTGAATGAAATTATGGAGAAAATCACGCAGTATGTGTTTGAAATGCGTAATCCAAACATTCAGCGTATTACCCGTCATCTTGTGAAGAAACATCAAAATGACTTTCTGACCTTCCCAGCCGCAACAAAAAACCATCATGAGTTTGTTTCGGGATTATCTTATCATGTCGTTTCCATGCTTGATATTGCTAAGTCCTTATCTCAGTTATACCCATCTCTTGATACAGATTTGCTTTATGGCGGAATTATCCTACATGATTTAGGAAAAGTCGTAGAGCTATCAGGATCGATTGCAGCAAGCTATACGAATGAAGGGAAGCTTCTCGGTCATATTTCGATCATGGTGAATGAAATCGGTCAGGCAGCAAAGGATTTAGAAATTGAAGGTGAAGAAGTTATGCTTCTTCAACATCTGATCTTGAGTCACCATGGTAAAGCGGAGTGGGGAAGTCCAAAGCCTCCAATGATTCGGGAAGCAGAGATTTTGCATATGATTGACAACATTGATGCGAAAATGAATATGCTTGATCGAGCTCTCAATAAAGTTGAGCCAGGTGAATTTACAGATCGCGTCTTTGCCCTTGATAATCGTTCATTTTATAAACCTAAGATGACCCCTATTAGTGAAAATGCAACAAAATAA
- a CDS encoding sporulation YhaL family protein, with product MRKGVLILLGFLFILSLFQLTEISATLSGVLSQFPWWIYFVLAGIVYSGYKTMQLTAEERKVDQIHIEEEGRVYVERMEEERERRKQRIPE from the coding sequence ATGAGGAAAGGCGTTCTTATACTTCTAGGTTTTTTGTTCATTTTAAGTTTGTTTCAACTCACAGAGATATCGGCCACATTATCAGGCGTACTCTCTCAATTTCCATGGTGGATTTATTTTGTACTAGCCGGTATTGTCTACAGTGGTTATAAGACAATGCAATTAACAGCTGAAGAGAGAAAAGTTGATCAGATTCATATTGAAGAAGAAGGTAGAGTGTACGTGGAAAGAATGGAGGAAGAACGCGAGCGTAGGAAACAGCGAATACCGGAATAG
- a CDS encoding MFS transporter produces the protein MKLKDWDRNLKIRLFGEGLMNILFWMFFPFMAIYFSDSFGKGMAGLLLVLSQVVAVIANLIGGYCADQYGRKQMMFLSALGQGLTFVVFAFANSPWLSSPMLTFVSFSVLGIFGSLYWPASHAMVADVVDEKDRNTVFAVFYTALNISVVIGPILGGLFFFQHRFGLLLVAAAVSFSLAVLISIFIRETAPEKRQNSLVTDSSTKWTKFLWTQLQDYRVIANDKVFLLFILAGVLVAQTFMQLDLLIAVYLSEKVPEQAMFTFLNKAIRADGNQIFSWLISENGLLVALLTVYMTTKMNQFKERNVFIVSCLIYALSMILFGNVTSIWLLVIAMFIFTIGELMVVGIQEGFVSRLAPEHMRGQYFAAASLRFTIGRTVAPVAIPLTALIGFQWTFYLISFLAVGAAAIYFVMFNMSEKQGVNHS, from the coding sequence ATGAAATTAAAGGATTGGGATCGGAATTTAAAGATTAGACTATTTGGGGAGGGATTGATGAACATTCTTTTTTGGATGTTCTTTCCCTTTATGGCCATTTATTTTTCGGATTCATTTGGGAAAGGAATGGCAGGCCTTTTACTAGTTTTGTCTCAAGTTGTTGCTGTTATCGCTAATTTAATTGGTGGGTATTGCGCGGATCAATATGGAAGAAAGCAAATGATGTTTCTTTCTGCTTTAGGGCAGGGACTCACGTTTGTTGTGTTTGCGTTTGCTAATTCTCCATGGCTTAGTTCCCCAATGCTAACGTTTGTAAGCTTTTCTGTTCTTGGGATCTTCGGATCATTGTACTGGCCAGCTAGTCATGCCATGGTTGCAGATGTTGTGGATGAAAAAGACCGGAATACAGTCTTTGCTGTCTTCTATACGGCACTCAATATTTCAGTTGTCATTGGACCAATTCTAGGCGGACTATTCTTCTTTCAGCATCGATTTGGTTTACTTTTAGTTGCTGCTGCCGTCAGCTTCTCTCTGGCAGTATTAATTTCCATCTTTATTCGTGAGACAGCTCCTGAAAAGAGACAAAATAGTCTCGTTACAGATTCCTCTACGAAATGGACAAAGTTTCTCTGGACTCAGCTTCAGGACTATCGAGTGATTGCGAATGACAAAGTTTTTCTGTTATTTATTTTGGCTGGCGTCCTTGTCGCTCAGACATTTATGCAGCTTGATTTATTAATCGCAGTTTATTTAAGCGAAAAAGTGCCAGAGCAAGCTATGTTTACTTTCTTAAATAAAGCGATCAGAGCAGATGGCAATCAGATATTTAGCTGGCTCATATCAGAAAATGGCTTACTGGTTGCTCTGTTAACCGTTTATATGACAACTAAAATGAATCAATTTAAAGAGCGAAATGTTTTTATTGTTTCTTGTTTGATCTATGCGCTAAGTATGATCTTATTCGGAAACGTTACTTCTATATGGCTTCTTGTAATTGCTATGTTTATTTTTACAATTGGAGAGTTGATGGTTGTTGGTATTCAAGAAGGATTCGTTTCACGTCTAGCTCCAGAGCATATGCGTGGTCAATATTTTGCAGCTGCAAGTCTTCGTTTTACAATCGGTAGAACGGTCGCACCAGTAGCTATACCACTTACAGCCTTAATAGGATTTCAGTGGACGTTTTACTTGATCAGTTTTCTTGCAGTGGGTGCTGCTGCCATCTATTTTGTGATGTTTAACATGAGTGAGAAACAGGGTGTTAACCATTCTTAA
- a CDS encoding DNA repair exonuclease, giving the protein MKEVSFLHCADLHLDRPFTGANQLPTSIHEFVRESAYRSLRAIVDLAIQQRVDFVLFVGDLFDSSYRSIKTQMVLLQELKRLDEAGIYSYLSHGNHDALDGEWAALTWPESSCFFSEEVEAVPFKQEEKTVAWIHGFSYPTRHVNERMISAYQRTDEESFQIGMLHGNLEGQTEHSAYAPFTLSELIEKNFDYWALGHIHQRTELLENPPIVYPGNIQGAHSKERGKKGCYFVKLSDDDSVTVFHQTSDVTWHRPVVDIGKCNSMEQLLNVCEEILNEENFSTGGHLINFEFIGISSLHTDLLYANQLDDLLQTLQLNRDMEDNGFVWPYKLSLHSMPSWDRDSLKEQSGFLQDILFISDHYEQNDLKEAISPLYSHRRARKALHPLEDESQLIKEAEELLLTYLIDSKGDGE; this is encoded by the coding sequence ATGAAAGAAGTATCCTTTCTGCACTGTGCGGATCTACATTTAGATAGACCATTCACCGGTGCTAATCAATTACCAACTTCGATTCATGAATTTGTTCGAGAAAGTGCTTATCGCTCTTTGCGCGCTATCGTTGATCTGGCTATTCAGCAACGTGTTGATTTTGTCCTTTTTGTTGGAGATTTGTTTGATAGTAGCTACCGTAGCATAAAGACACAGATGGTTCTCTTACAAGAGTTAAAGAGATTAGATGAAGCGGGGATCTATAGCTATCTTTCTCATGGAAATCATGATGCACTGGACGGAGAGTGGGCTGCTTTAACTTGGCCAGAATCAAGCTGCTTTTTCAGTGAGGAAGTGGAAGCTGTTCCATTCAAGCAAGAAGAGAAGACGGTTGCCTGGATTCATGGATTTAGTTATCCAACTCGTCATGTGAATGAACGGATGATAAGTGCTTACCAAAGGACGGATGAAGAGAGTTTCCAAATCGGAATGCTTCACGGAAATTTAGAAGGACAGACGGAGCACTCTGCTTATGCCCCGTTTACGTTAAGTGAATTAATCGAAAAAAACTTCGATTATTGGGCGCTTGGTCATATTCATCAACGGACAGAGTTACTGGAAAATCCACCGATCGTGTATCCCGGAAACATCCAGGGGGCTCATTCTAAAGAACGAGGCAAAAAGGGATGTTATTTTGTAAAGTTAAGCGATGATGATTCAGTCACGGTTTTTCATCAGACATCTGATGTTACATGGCATAGGCCAGTTGTTGATATTGGGAAATGCAATTCCATGGAGCAACTTCTAAACGTTTGTGAAGAAATACTGAATGAGGAAAACTTCTCTACAGGCGGGCATTTAATCAATTTTGAATTTATTGGGATAAGTTCATTACATACAGATCTGCTGTATGCAAACCAATTAGATGACCTTCTCCAGACGCTCCAATTAAATCGAGACATGGAAGATAACGGATTTGTATGGCCGTACAAATTATCTTTGCATTCTATGCCTTCATGGGATCGGGACAGTTTAAAAGAGCAGAGTGGCTTTTTACAAGACATTCTCTTTATTTCAGACCACTATGAGCAAAATGATCTGAAAGAAGCCATATCCCCTCTCTATAGCCACAGGCGAGCGAGAAAGGCACTTCATCCTCTAGAAGATGAAAGCCAGTTAATAAAAGAAGCGGAAGAACTCTTGCTCACCTACCTGATTGATTCAAAAGGAGATGGCGAGTAA
- a CDS encoding AAA family ATPase, translating to MKLKGIEIYGFGKFENDRIEDISTELQLIFGENEAGKSTLIAFIEYVLFGFQARQENNYKMNQLPRFGGVLSVENNGEMFRIERTKDRMSEQVVIYFSNGSVGDSDDLKALLKGMNRTSFRQIFFCNLTTLNDYQYYDEEGWNQVLYEAGMSGGASLLAIEKNFEKWQGEIFKPGGRKPQLNEKLESYESLKKKTDEWEKKNESYNHLIEKVEKLETQVKDNAKRLQLLQSEQRTLDYEKQIFPLLKQKQELHHLLETLPEFDPFPEEGLARFEKWKEQSVLLSGELESLKKRKQGLQAEINPNHLLPDAKTFLQEVSSLNEEMILYRGRTEERRRRKQELLSLEKTLESELQELGETEEKVKPLKTSFSGRESLKQITEAYQLSNQKYQYVNEGFLTAKEDLEKEENEYKRIKERIASEKTHKKGERESFTTQKRPFEMIAVAIILLIVIGLAENWLLGFVAAAIVLGGAILMTYTSKASKGGLQDEALIREREWTRQGEQIKDQVDRLNRAYLKAAEKVDLWEAERYQLDKELEEWRVRHSFPENWPSTSLLDGFDRVVSIKKLQTDRHQKQKQIEELESHLALFEARMKRLCNKVNLHDQTPENAIQRVLQKAEEQRESLKKVDIAKSKLKSLEEQYDEVSAKLNSCNEEINGLMLLAETEGEEAYRTKGKAHQEAKELNHQLATLSSQLGEDASVRFATVEELEDQRQQVEQEEASILEKQQSLYKQIATEQEKIRLLTEDGTYDELLLQRQQKEDEINAYARRWSVMKVASDLLTKAKARYQEERLPAVMKKAEEYFKNITDERYTAIYPPLEGEPFRVVHKSGQAYKPSELSRGTAEQLYLCIRLALASISAVEMPIFLDDIFVNFDEKRTNLAKAFIKKFSKEHQVVLLTCHTATTVGINHKMHVLERSSDVINNKNHLMR from the coding sequence ATGAAACTTAAAGGCATCGAAATCTATGGTTTCGGAAAGTTTGAAAACGATCGAATCGAAGATATTTCAACTGAATTGCAACTTATATTTGGAGAGAACGAAGCAGGGAAATCAACGCTTATTGCGTTTATCGAATACGTATTATTTGGCTTTCAGGCTCGTCAAGAAAATAACTATAAGATGAATCAACTGCCGCGTTTTGGAGGCGTGCTTTCTGTTGAAAATAATGGAGAAATGTTTCGGATTGAAAGAACGAAAGATCGCATGTCTGAACAGGTTGTGATCTACTTTTCGAACGGCTCAGTTGGAGATAGTGACGATTTAAAGGCCCTATTAAAGGGAATGAATCGAACGAGCTTTAGACAAATTTTCTTTTGTAATTTGACAACGCTAAATGACTATCAATACTATGATGAAGAAGGTTGGAATCAAGTATTATATGAAGCCGGTATGAGCGGTGGGGCTTCATTACTTGCCATTGAAAAGAACTTTGAAAAGTGGCAAGGCGAAATTTTTAAGCCAGGTGGTAGAAAACCACAACTTAATGAAAAACTGGAAAGCTATGAGTCTTTAAAGAAAAAGACGGACGAATGGGAGAAGAAAAACGAGAGCTATAACCATTTGATCGAGAAGGTCGAGAAGTTAGAAACACAAGTGAAGGACAATGCAAAAAGGTTGCAATTACTTCAATCTGAGCAGCGAACGCTTGATTATGAGAAACAAATCTTCCCTCTTTTAAAACAAAAACAGGAGCTTCATCATTTATTGGAAACTCTACCTGAGTTTGATCCTTTTCCAGAGGAGGGACTTGCGAGGTTCGAAAAATGGAAAGAACAGTCTGTCCTGTTATCTGGGGAATTAGAAAGTTTAAAGAAAAGAAAGCAGGGTCTACAAGCAGAAATTAACCCTAATCATCTTCTTCCTGATGCAAAAACATTCTTACAAGAAGTTTCCTCTTTGAACGAAGAAATGATTCTTTACCGAGGAAGAACAGAAGAAAGAAGAAGACGTAAGCAAGAACTTTTATCACTTGAGAAAACACTTGAATCAGAGTTGCAGGAATTAGGAGAAACTGAAGAAAAAGTAAAACCTCTGAAGACGTCGTTTTCAGGACGTGAAAGTTTAAAACAAATCACAGAAGCCTACCAGCTATCAAATCAGAAATACCAATACGTCAATGAGGGATTCCTCACGGCTAAAGAAGATCTTGAGAAAGAAGAAAATGAGTATAAACGCATAAAAGAACGCATTGCTTCTGAGAAAACGCATAAAAAGGGAGAAAGAGAAAGCTTTACAACCCAAAAGCGACCATTTGAGATGATCGCAGTCGCCATCATACTTCTGATTGTGATAGGTTTAGCTGAAAATTGGCTTCTTGGTTTCGTGGCGGCGGCTATTGTTCTCGGTGGAGCAATCCTTATGACTTACACATCTAAGGCCTCTAAAGGCGGCTTGCAAGATGAGGCACTGATCCGTGAGAGAGAGTGGACTCGACAAGGTGAACAAATAAAAGATCAAGTAGATCGCCTTAACCGTGCATACTTGAAGGCTGCAGAAAAAGTGGATCTTTGGGAAGCGGAGAGGTATCAACTTGATAAAGAATTGGAGGAGTGGCGTGTACGTCATTCGTTTCCAGAAAATTGGCCTTCTACATCATTGCTAGACGGATTTGACAGGGTGGTTTCAATTAAGAAGCTGCAGACGGACCGCCATCAAAAGCAGAAGCAGATAGAGGAGCTTGAATCTCATTTAGCCTTATTCGAAGCTAGAATGAAGCGTTTATGTAACAAAGTGAATTTACACGATCAAACGCCTGAAAATGCGATTCAACGCGTGCTCCAAAAAGCGGAAGAACAAAGAGAAAGTTTGAAAAAAGTTGACATTGCGAAAAGTAAGTTAAAATCCCTTGAGGAGCAGTATGATGAGGTTTCTGCAAAATTAAACAGCTGTAATGAGGAAATAAATGGGCTAATGCTGTTAGCAGAGACAGAAGGCGAAGAGGCCTATCGAACTAAAGGAAAAGCTCACCAAGAAGCAAAAGAGCTAAATCACCAACTTGCTACTCTTTCCTCTCAGCTCGGTGAGGATGCATCTGTAAGATTTGCAACTGTGGAAGAATTAGAGGATCAGCGTCAACAAGTAGAGCAGGAAGAAGCGTCTATATTGGAGAAGCAGCAATCACTTTACAAGCAGATAGCTACTGAGCAAGAAAAAATTCGTCTTTTAACAGAAGACGGCACGTATGATGAGCTGCTTTTACAACGGCAGCAAAAGGAGGATGAGATTAACGCTTATGCCAGAAGATGGTCTGTCATGAAAGTAGCATCTGATCTTCTAACGAAAGCGAAAGCAAGATATCAAGAAGAACGCCTACCAGCTGTGATGAAGAAAGCGGAAGAATACTTCAAGAACATAACAGATGAGCGTTACACCGCTATTTATCCACCTTTAGAAGGTGAACCTTTTCGAGTAGTTCATAAAAGCGGACAAGCGTACAAGCCATCTGAATTAAGTAGGGGAACAGCTGAGCAATTATATTTGTGTATAAGACTTGCACTTGCTTCTATATCTGCAGTAGAAATGCCCATTTTTCTTGATGACATTTTTGTGAATTTTGATGAAAAACGGACGAATCTTGCGAAAGCATTTATTAAGAAGTTTTCTAAAGAACATCAAGTGGTTTTATTAACATGCCATACAGCTACCACGGTTGGGATTAATCACAAAATGCATGTACTTGAACGTTCATCTGATGTGATAAATAATAAAAATCATTTAATGAGGTGA
- a CDS encoding ABC transporter permease: MNKFFIVLSQTYLNRLKSKAFIITTVITLLMIFLITNISTIINTFDSSEADRVGVIDTGSFYSPLEKQINMMNADIVLEKFDGTEEEAEKAIEQGEFDSYLVLEENEAEEPSGVYKAETVAEQVTPQVLEAALQQMKSTFAAEKAGVTQEQLNQIDQPVQFEKVALEKGAKTEDELNQARVFVYVLLFVIYFSVIFYGNMVAVEVATEKSSRVMEILISSVSPVKQMFGKILGIALLGLTQYAIIIASGYLFMQMQEESLTETGFLSFLDFSNISASLIVYAIVFFMLGYLLYATILAMVGSLVSRAEEVQQMIMPVQLLIIVAFFIAMFGLSTPSATFVTISSYIPFFSPVVMFLRVGMLSIPFWEVALSLSLLVGAIVLFGIMGAKVYRGGVLMYGKSSSLKDIGKALKLSKREQ, from the coding sequence ATGAATAAGTTTTTCATCGTTCTTTCTCAAACCTATTTAAATCGCTTGAAATCCAAAGCGTTTATTATTACAACGGTTATAACATTATTGATGATCTTCTTAATTACAAACATATCAACCATTATCAATACCTTTGATTCAAGTGAGGCTGATCGAGTAGGAGTGATTGATACAGGATCGTTTTATTCACCACTTGAGAAGCAGATCAACATGATGAACGCTGATATTGTTTTAGAGAAATTTGATGGAACGGAAGAGGAAGCGGAGAAAGCGATTGAACAGGGAGAGTTCGACAGCTATTTGGTTCTTGAAGAAAATGAAGCGGAGGAGCCTTCAGGAGTTTATAAAGCAGAGACGGTGGCCGAACAAGTAACCCCACAAGTACTTGAAGCCGCTCTTCAGCAAATGAAGAGTACCTTTGCTGCTGAAAAAGCTGGTGTGACACAAGAGCAGCTTAACCAAATCGATCAGCCTGTACAATTTGAGAAAGTGGCTTTAGAAAAAGGTGCAAAGACAGAGGACGAATTAAATCAAGCGCGTGTGTTTGTTTATGTTCTTTTATTCGTCATCTACTTTTCAGTCATTTTTTATGGGAATATGGTAGCTGTTGAAGTAGCGACAGAAAAATCATCACGAGTGATGGAAATATTAATTTCAAGCGTTTCTCCTGTTAAGCAAATGTTTGGTAAAATTCTTGGAATTGCTTTGCTTGGTTTAACACAATACGCGATTATTATTGCGAGTGGTTATCTGTTTATGCAGATGCAGGAGGAAAGTCTCACCGAAACAGGCTTTCTTTCATTTCTTGATTTTAGTAACATTTCAGCTTCGCTCATTGTTTATGCAATTGTTTTCTTTATGCTTGGGTATTTGCTGTATGCAACGATCCTTGCCATGGTTGGATCACTTGTAAGCAGGGCTGAAGAAGTGCAGCAGATGATTATGCCAGTGCAACTTCTAATCATTGTTGCCTTCTTTATCGCGATGTTTGGTCTAAGTACACCATCTGCTACATTCGTCACGATTTCATCCTATATTCCGTTTTTCTCACCGGTCGTCATGTTTTTACGTGTAGGAATGCTCTCGATTCCATTCTGGGAAGTAGCTCTAAGCCTTTCGTTGCTTGTTGGAGCAATTGTTTTATTTGGGATTATGGGCGCGAAAGTCTACCGAGGTGGTGTTCTCATGTATGGAAAGTCATCTTCATTAAAAGACATTGGAAAAGCATTAAAGTTATCGAAACGTGAACAATAA